Proteins from a single region of Archaeoglobus neptunius:
- the cobJ gene encoding precorrin-3B C(17)-methyltransferase, with the protein MSPLPLRGKLYVVGIGPGSRAMMTLRAMEAIRESEYVVGYRTYVERISDLAEEKKVITTPMRKELERVRIAVELAKNHVVSLISGGDPSIYGILPLVVEYVVENGINIEIEAIPGVTAVSAASSLLGSPICGDFAVVSLSDLLIPWYVVEQRLIHALNGNFVIAIYNPSSRRRKRNLRRAVELIRKFRGDVTVGVVKNAYRESQKVEIKRLSEIDDVDMSTILIVGNSETRVVGGTMFTPRGYSRKYGVVRKEEVPRMGAVTEEAREIARRSEEILKGFHGEDGLRGDIVRRCIATTGDVGIKDFLRFVGDTEEGVRAIKEGCRIITDVHMVRVGLRREAISAVDFADGSETKTASGLKRIKELVRDSVVAIGNSPSAALALCDIASRYPPRFIVATPVGFVNAAESKEMIRRLDIPSVTTEGARGGSGICVAIVNCLIEHAERPD; encoded by the coding sequence GTGTCACCGTTGCCATTGCGAGGTAAGCTGTATGTGGTTGGTATAGGTCCCGGAAGCAGGGCCATGATGACGCTGAGGGCAATGGAGGCCATAAGAGAATCCGAGTATGTGGTGGGTTACAGAACCTATGTTGAGAGGATTTCTGATTTAGCTGAAGAAAAAAAGGTTATAACAACACCGATGAGAAAAGAGCTGGAGAGAGTCAGGATCGCAGTTGAGCTTGCAAAAAACCACGTCGTCTCACTGATAAGTGGAGGAGATCCGTCTATATACGGAATTTTACCGCTGGTAGTGGAGTATGTGGTGGAAAACGGGATAAATATAGAAATAGAAGCAATTCCTGGAGTTACGGCGGTTTCTGCTGCATCCTCTTTGCTTGGATCTCCGATTTGCGGAGATTTTGCGGTTGTAAGTTTGAGCGATTTACTGATTCCATGGTATGTCGTAGAGCAGAGACTTATCCACGCCTTGAACGGAAATTTCGTTATAGCGATCTACAACCCTTCAAGCAGAAGAAGGAAGAGAAATCTCAGAAGAGCTGTGGAACTGATCAGAAAGTTCAGAGGCGATGTAACGGTCGGAGTTGTGAAAAATGCATACAGAGAGAGTCAAAAGGTAGAAATCAAAAGACTTTCTGAAATTGATGATGTGGATATGAGCACGATCCTCATCGTTGGAAACTCGGAGACCAGAGTTGTGGGCGGAACAATGTTCACTCCGAGGGGATATTCAAGGAAGTACGGGGTGGTGAGAAAGGAAGAGGTACCGAGGATGGGTGCGGTGACTGAAGAAGCCAGGGAGATTGCAAGGAGGAGCGAGGAGATACTGAAAGGTTTTCATGGTGAAGACGGGCTCAGGGGGGATATAGTAAGGAGATGCATAGCTACAACTGGAGATGTCGGGATAAAGGATTTTCTGAGATTTGTGGGAGATACAGAGGAGGGAGTAAGGGCGATAAAGGAGGGTTGCAGGATTATAACCGATGTCCACATGGTCAGGGTGGGGTTAAGGAGAGAGGCAATTTCCGCAGTTGACTTCGCCGATGGCAGTGAAACCAAAACAGCATCCGGGTTGAAAAGAATTAAAGAGCTTGTAAGGGACAGCGTAGTTGCAATCGGCAACTCCCCATCTGCTGCTCTGGCTTTGTGTGATATTGCCAGTAGGTATCCGCCAAGGTTCATTGTAGCCACTCCTGTCGGTTTCGTTAATGCCGCTGAGTCCAAAGAGATGATCAGACGCCTTGATATCCCGTCCGTGACGACTGAGGGGGCGAGAGGTGGTAGCGGCATCTGTGTGGCGATAGTCAACTGTTTGATTGAGCATGCTGAGAGACCCGATTGA
- a CDS encoding cobalt-precorrin-5B (C(1))-methyltransferase — protein sequence MLRDPIELYEYPREWHNCDEEIVRKVKSGLYILTEDGFLRRGITTGTTASAAVVAAISSLYEDVKKVKITTPAGIPVDVKVEVAGGGFARVRKFSGDHEFDVTDGLVIEAEVTDGRGVKFGEGVGEFVRGEIKRKAVSKSALMQIQENFLSCSRKYGFTGGVMVSIPEGRKIAMKTGNKRAGVEGGISILGTTGFVEPWCRRLVETKLKIAMQYEKITITTGRKAWLYSIRKFPEYQPFVFGVHIDEALEHPGEKVVVGFPGILSIWAGGRDKIWEKCKKAGVRVEVIGDDLDNWIWNMQKAGN from the coding sequence ATGCTGAGAGACCCGATTGAGCTTTACGAGTACCCCCGGGAGTGGCACAACTGCGATGAAGAAATAGTGAGAAAGGTAAAATCAGGACTTTACATCCTTACGGAGGACGGATTTTTGAGGAGGGGAATAACAACCGGTACTACAGCGTCTGCGGCCGTGGTGGCTGCGATATCTTCTTTGTACGAAGATGTTAAGAAAGTAAAGATCACCACACCGGCAGGTATACCTGTGGATGTTAAGGTGGAGGTGGCTGGCGGGGGTTTTGCGAGGGTGAGAAAGTTCTCCGGAGACCACGAATTCGATGTGACCGATGGACTTGTTATTGAGGCAGAGGTAACGGATGGCAGGGGGGTGAAATTCGGAGAAGGAGTGGGAGAATTCGTTAGGGGAGAAATAAAAAGAAAGGCTGTGAGTAAATCTGCTCTGATGCAGATTCAGGAGAATTTTCTAAGTTGTTCAAGAAAGTACGGTTTTACAGGGGGAGTAATGGTTTCAATACCCGAGGGCAGGAAAATTGCAATGAAAACTGGCAATAAAAGGGCTGGCGTAGAGGGTGGGATCTCGATACTCGGCACTACCGGGTTTGTGGAACCGTGGTGCAGGAGGCTTGTGGAAACCAAGCTCAAGATTGCAATGCAGTATGAAAAAATCACGATTACAACAGGTAGAAAGGCGTGGCTTTACTCTATCAGGAAATTTCCTGAATATCAGCCTTTTGTGTTCGGTGTTCATATCGATGAGGCTCTGGAACATCCGGGGGAGAAGGTAGTGGTTGGATTTCCGGGCATATTGTCAATATGGGCAGGGGGGAGAGACAAAATTTGGGAGAAGTGTAAAAAAGCGGGTGTAAGGGTGGAGGTAATCGGGGATGATCTGGATAATTGGATCTGGAATATGCAAAAAGCAGGTAACTGA
- a CDS encoding cobalt-precorrin-7 (C(5))-methyltransferase, whose product MIWIIGSGICKKQVTERAAELIRQADIICGSKRAIDIVGVKDDRVRILRKFSMQEFERLLEEAAGRKVVIISTGDPMVAGLGRMLRDYDVIIEPGISSVQVALSRLKVDLTEVAVVDCHAREFDEELFELVRYRHLLILADRGFAISKLGRRRVVILENLCMGGERVWEGMAVDGEIMSDHAIVFVEKEVVG is encoded by the coding sequence ATGATCTGGATAATTGGATCTGGAATATGCAAAAAGCAGGTAACTGAGAGAGCTGCGGAATTAATACGGCAGGCCGACATCATCTGCGGTAGCAAAAGAGCCATCGATATTGTTGGGGTGAAAGATGATAGGGTCAGGATTCTGAGAAAATTCAGTATGCAGGAGTTTGAGAGGTTGCTGGAAGAGGCCGCAGGCAGAAAGGTTGTAATCATCTCAACCGGTGACCCAATGGTTGCCGGGCTTGGCAGAATGCTGAGGGATTACGACGTCATTATAGAGCCAGGAATCTCGAGTGTACAGGTTGCCTTATCCAGGTTGAAGGTGGATCTGACGGAAGTCGCCGTTGTTGACTGCCATGCTAGGGAGTTTGATGAGGAGCTGTTTGAACTGGTAAGGTACAGACATCTGCTAATTTTGGCAGACAGAGGATTTGCCATTTCGAAGCTTGGAAGGAGAAGAGTTGTGATTCTCGAAAATCTGTGTATGGGTGGTGAGAGAGTTTGGGAGGGCATGGCTGTTGATGGAGAAATCATGTCTGACCATGCCATCGTATTTGTTGAGAAGGAGGTGGTAGGATGA
- the cbiX gene encoding sirohydrochlorin cobaltochelatase: MRKGLLIVGHGSQLNHYRKVMELHKKRIEESGAFDVVKIAFAARKRRPMPDEAIREMDCDIVFVVPLFISYGLHVTEDLPDMLGFTHGEGIKEGEFDGKKVVICEPIGEDYFVTYAILNSVFRIGREKK; encoded by the coding sequence ATGAGGAAAGGTTTGCTTATTGTGGGCCATGGAAGCCAGCTCAATCATTACAGGAAGGTTATGGAGTTGCATAAAAAGAGAATTGAAGAAAGCGGCGCATTTGATGTGGTCAAAATCGCTTTTGCTGCAAGAAAAAGGAGACCAATGCCTGACGAGGCGATAAGGGAAATGGACTGCGATATAGTCTTTGTTGTCCCCCTTTTCATCTCTTACGGGCTTCATGTAACCGAAGATCTGCCTGACATGCTCGGATTTACGCATGGGGAGGGAATCAAAGAGGGCGAGTTCGATGGAAAGAAGGTTGTAATCTGTGAGCCAATTGGAGAGGACTATTTCGTTACATATGCTATCCTCAACTCGGTATTCAGGATAGGGAGGGAGAAAAAATGA
- a CDS encoding Dph6-related ATP pyrophosphatase: protein MTTVAMWSGGKDSCLAVWRALKEEEVNHLICMMQHGKARAHGINAEVVKAQEKCIGINMVLEETTWEEYERRLKSLFGRLGVRKAIFGDIYLEEHKLWIERVCSEVDVRPVFPLWGENTRNLAEEFINAGFEAYVIAAKKEFRDLLGRRFDSDLVDELIRRNIDPCGEDGEFHTLVVDGPLFRRRLEFSFTEPFESEKYWHFGIKV, encoded by the coding sequence ATGACAACGGTTGCGATGTGGAGCGGTGGGAAGGACAGCTGTCTCGCAGTGTGGAGAGCTCTGAAGGAGGAGGAAGTGAACCATCTGATCTGCATGATGCAGCATGGAAAGGCAAGGGCACATGGTATCAATGCAGAGGTTGTAAAAGCACAGGAAAAATGCATCGGGATAAACATGGTGCTCGAGGAGACAACCTGGGAGGAATACGAAAGAAGACTGAAGAGTCTGTTTGGGAGACTCGGAGTCAGAAAAGCGATATTTGGCGACATTTATCTTGAAGAGCATAAACTCTGGATTGAGAGAGTCTGTAGTGAGGTGGATGTTAGGCCAGTTTTCCCACTGTGGGGTGAGAACACCAGAAATCTGGCTGAAGAGTTCATAAATGCTGGGTTTGAGGCGTACGTCATCGCTGCGAAGAAGGAGTTCAGGGATCTGCTTGGCAGAAGGTTTGACAGCGATCTTGTAGATGAATTGATCAGGAGAAACATCGACCCATGCGGTGAGGATGGAGAATTCCACACACTTGTCGTTGATGGGCCACTGTTCAGGAGAAGGCTTGAATTCAGCTTTACCGAACCGTTTGAAAGCGAAAAATACTGGCATTTCGGGATAAAAGTTTAG
- a CDS encoding DUF6345 domain-containing protein: MSFSEDPNDVWFNSIRQFVEIISDETGWIQHFLRDYPKVGPYMWTEEENGGRDNNYADWTELSLVLGHGCVVVYPDGTKKSAIGFADKGCAVPDDIRLGYSSPDGFGYSVWTFIIQCSILEDEYVTEWLQSLQGIHMVLGFASTATISNADFPELAYRLTGTGGYSREKVENAFFSTFLKADGVHNNNRARIIAENSDVLENNYLYSLERVPVDGEKIIVTGWVG; encoded by the coding sequence ATGTCTTTCTCAGAAGACCCAAATGATGTATGGTTCAACAGTATAAGACAGTTCGTAGAGATAATATCAGATGAAACTGGATGGATTCAACACTTTTTAAGAGATTACCCAAAAGTCGGACCATATATGTGGACTGAGGAAGAAAATGGTGGGAGAGACAACAATTACGCCGACTGGACAGAGTTGTCCTTAGTGCTGGGGCATGGTTGCGTTGTAGTTTATCCAGATGGTACAAAAAAGAGTGCAATAGGATTTGCAGACAAAGGCTGTGCAGTTCCAGATGATATTAGACTGGGTTATTCCAGTCCAGATGGTTTTGGATACAGTGTGTGGACCTTCATAATACAGTGCAGCATTCTGGAGGATGAGTATGTTACGGAGTGGCTCCAATCTTTGCAGGGAATACACATGGTTTTAGGTTTCGCCAGCACCGCAACAATCAGTAACGCCGATTTTCCGGAATTGGCTTACAGATTGACGGGGACAGGTGGTTATAGTAGAGAGAAGGTCGAGAATGCGTTTTTCAGCACATTTCTCAAGGCGGACGGTGTGCATAACAATAACAGGGCGAGGATCATAGCCGAGAACTCAGATGTACTTGAAAACAACTATCTGTACAGCTTAGAAAGAGTGCCGGTTGATGGGGAAAAGATAATCGTTACGGGCTGGGTAGGGTGA
- a CDS encoding helix-turn-helix transcriptional regulator, whose protein sequence is MPLGPPKIEMLWLLRNPRNLGELSELIGKSKQATLHHLKPLLELGLVERMRSGVYRTSKLGQILFEFGTRLEKFERVVKAAGRFFIEHELSAIPTEIFENIYMLDGCRINVRENPYELGEVEGILADSDWVKGLSSVYHERFPEFFASLTDGRNVELVLTKDVFNVVVERAKAKLNEFLKRGKMYVCDNVRLAFVVAERGFALALYRLDGVYDAQNILICRTEDAVRWGLRLFEYYRSISREIK, encoded by the coding sequence ATGCCCCTTGGACCACCAAAAATCGAGATGCTGTGGTTGCTGAGAAATCCCAGAAACCTTGGCGAGCTGTCGGAGCTGATTGGTAAATCAAAGCAGGCGACGCTGCACCACCTCAAGCCCCTACTGGAGCTCGGACTCGTGGAAAGGATGAGAAGTGGAGTTTACAGGACGTCCAAGCTGGGACAGATCTTATTTGAATTCGGCACGAGATTGGAGAAGTTTGAACGGGTTGTCAAGGCTGCAGGAAGATTTTTCATTGAACACGAGTTATCAGCGATCCCGACGGAGATATTTGAGAACATCTACATGCTCGACGGATGCCGGATAAACGTGAGAGAGAATCCCTACGAGCTCGGGGAAGTAGAGGGAATTTTAGCTGACTCAGACTGGGTCAAGGGTCTGTCGTCAGTATATCACGAGAGGTTTCCAGAGTTTTTCGCAAGTCTGACTGATGGCAGAAATGTGGAACTGGTCTTAACCAAGGACGTTTTCAATGTAGTGGTTGAGAGAGCTAAAGCCAAGCTGAACGAGTTCCTAAAGCGGGGAAAAATGTACGTCTGCGATAACGTCAGACTCGCTTTCGTTGTGGCTGAAAGAGGCTTTGCTTTAGCCTTGTACAGGCTTGACGGGGTTTACGATGCCCAGAACATCCTGATTTGCAGGACGGAAGATGCTGTGAGATGGGGCTTGAGGCTCTTTGAATATTACAGGTCGATATCGCGGGAAATTAAGTGA
- a CDS encoding lactate racemase domain-containing protein yields MKISLPFGNRWVEAEFPEHAKTISPGYGFSKLSPVENQEKEILNGISYPLDTEPLRNVAKKGWKITIAFDDPTVPCYAPVWNTALKATVRELKAAGVDMKDVSLLCANALHRKFRIWEVEKILGDVVKMFSGRIYCHDAEDRRRIVKLGETQDGYPVEINRAVADSDLTIYVNTFASAFNGGWKSICVGLATWETIRCHHTPDYMSMSAERNMMHDILNRMGEVVKSEIRRDIFKIETVMANPLQVHAVFSGTIDRCREEVLKIWRRRAKRRRDLLKEKVDVVCYGVPEWSPYAAFSKMNPVLTLLSTGLGYLGGVVEGLGKKGCDVILATPCPDQWDRTAHAPYPEIWEILGDLRDPYEIMERYENHFASHTEYISKYRNHYSFHPVHGLMATFPLKRLKHAGRVIVAGIENPKLAEHIGFLHAPTVEDAVEMAQEQHGKDASIAVVKYPMIVSRQ; encoded by the coding sequence ATGAAAATTTCGCTGCCTTTCGGGAATCGATGGGTTGAGGCGGAATTTCCCGAACATGCAAAGACCATATCTCCCGGATACGGGTTTTCAAAGCTCAGCCCTGTAGAGAACCAGGAAAAGGAGATATTAAACGGCATCAGTTACCCCCTTGATACCGAGCCGCTCAGAAATGTGGCAAAGAAAGGATGGAAAATTACCATTGCCTTTGACGATCCTACAGTGCCCTGCTATGCTCCTGTGTGGAACACTGCACTGAAAGCAACTGTCAGAGAACTGAAGGCCGCAGGAGTTGATATGAAGGACGTCAGCCTTCTATGTGCCAATGCTCTTCACAGGAAGTTCAGAATATGGGAGGTTGAAAAAATACTCGGTGATGTGGTGAAGATGTTCTCAGGCAGAATTTACTGTCACGACGCCGAGGATAGGAGGAGAATCGTGAAGCTTGGAGAAACTCAAGACGGTTATCCCGTGGAGATAAACAGGGCCGTTGCTGACTCCGATCTCACCATATACGTCAACACCTTCGCATCTGCCTTCAACGGTGGGTGGAAGTCCATCTGCGTTGGTCTTGCCACATGGGAGACAATACGGTGCCACCACACTCCGGACTACATGTCCATGTCTGCTGAGAGAAACATGATGCACGATATCCTGAACAGAATGGGTGAGGTCGTTAAGTCCGAAATAAGGAGGGACATTTTCAAGATTGAGACTGTTATGGCAAATCCTCTTCAGGTTCACGCTGTGTTTTCCGGAACCATTGACAGGTGCAGAGAGGAGGTTCTGAAAATCTGGAGGAGGAGAGCTAAGAGGCGAAGGGATCTGCTCAAGGAAAAGGTAGATGTCGTGTGCTATGGAGTTCCAGAGTGGAGTCCGTATGCGGCCTTTTCAAAGATGAACCCCGTACTAACACTGCTTTCAACGGGTCTGGGCTATCTCGGTGGAGTAGTGGAGGGACTGGGAAAGAAAGGCTGCGATGTTATCCTTGCCACCCCATGTCCCGATCAGTGGGACAGGACAGCCCATGCCCCATATCCCGAGATCTGGGAGATACTTGGTGATCTGAGGGATCCGTACGAAATCATGGAGAGATACGAAAACCACTTTGCCAGTCACACCGAATACATTTCAAAATACCGCAACCACTACTCCTTCCATCCCGTTCACGGCCTGATGGCGACTTTCCCGCTTAAAAGGCTGAAACATGCTGGAAGGGTAATTGTGGCAGGAATCGAGAATCCGAAGCTCGCAGAGCACATTGGATTCCTTCACGCACCCACAGTTGAGGACGCTGTAGAGATGGCTCAGGAGCAGCACGGGAAGGATGCGAGTATTGCTGTGGTAAAATACCCAATGATCGTCAGCAGGCAGTGA
- a CDS encoding NifU family protein: MSLREKVEEVVEKDIRPALMRDGGNIAVVDVDEETGTVKIQLLGACGGCPMSMITLTAFVERHLRTKVPEVKKIVPV; the protein is encoded by the coding sequence ATGTCACTACGAGAGAAAGTGGAAGAGGTTGTCGAGAAGGACATAAGACCCGCTCTGATGAGAGATGGAGGAAACATCGCAGTAGTTGATGTTGACGAGGAAACTGGCACAGTAAAAATTCAGCTTCTGGGTGCATGCGGCGGATGCCCGATGTCAATGATCACTCTCACGGCATTCGTTGAGAGGCATCTCAGGACCAAGGTTCCGGAAGTCAAGAAAATAGTACCTGTTTAA
- a CDS encoding VIT1/CCC1 transporter family protein: protein MREKIRKYREDLKLYSEMTDITSVSRRYFVIGFFDGVLTVLGLIIGAHMVGEISSRLIISAGVAAALALGISSSWGAFEAERIEQKIIKDEKDKALLVNSRECTIDRAHRFAAYVSSLVHGIAPIIAAMIPIAPYVFLPLDEAFVASVCLGFFSLFVVGAVMGKIARFNVILSGLRMLLAGVLTAVIVTLLSPSHFI from the coding sequence ATGAGGGAAAAAATAAGGAAGTACAGGGAGGATTTGAAACTTTACAGCGAGATGACCGACATAACCTCGGTGTCCAGGAGATATTTCGTTATAGGTTTCTTTGATGGGGTTCTTACGGTTCTTGGGCTGATAATCGGTGCACATATGGTTGGTGAGATAAGCTCGAGACTCATAATCTCTGCAGGAGTCGCAGCGGCACTGGCTTTGGGAATCTCAAGCTCGTGGGGGGCTTTTGAGGCGGAAAGGATTGAACAAAAAATTATCAAGGATGAAAAGGATAAGGCCCTGCTTGTGAACTCCAGAGAGTGTACGATCGACAGAGCGCACAGGTTTGCGGCTTACGTATCCTCACTGGTTCACGGAATTGCCCCCATAATTGCTGCAATGATTCCGATAGCCCCGTACGTGTTCTTACCCTTAGATGAAGCCTTTGTGGCTTCTGTCTGCCTGGGCTTTTTCAGCCTTTTCGTTGTCGGGGCGGTGATGGGAAAAATCGCAAGGTTTAATGTGATTTTGAGCGGTTTGAGGATGCTTCTGGCGGGAGTTCTTACGGCTGTCATAGTAACCCTGCTTAGCCCAAGCCACTTCATATGA
- a CDS encoding 3-isopropylmalate dehydratase small subunit: MGRAWKFGNDIDTDVIIQGKYLVINDPEELAKHVFENLRPEFASEVKKGDFVVAGENFGCGSSREHAPLALKATGIEAVIAKSYARIFFRNAINIGLKVIECRDADKINDGDDIDVDYERGVVFNRTRDEKYSIAPLPEFLRDILDKGGLVNFARSLRDRA, encoded by the coding sequence ATGGGAAGAGCCTGGAAGTTTGGGAATGACATTGACACGGATGTGATCATTCAGGGAAAGTACCTTGTTATAAATGATCCCGAGGAGCTGGCAAAACACGTATTCGAGAATCTGAGACCTGAATTTGCCAGTGAGGTAAAGAAGGGCGATTTTGTTGTTGCCGGAGAGAACTTCGGATGTGGGAGCAGCAGAGAGCATGCTCCACTGGCACTGAAAGCTACGGGAATTGAGGCGGTGATAGCAAAATCATACGCAAGGATCTTCTTCAGGAACGCAATAAACATCGGTTTGAAGGTTATTGAATGCAGAGATGCCGATAAAATAAATGACGGGGACGATATTGATGTGGACTACGAAAGGGGGGTTGTTTTCAACAGAACCAGAGATGAGAAGTATTCAATTGCCCCGCTGCCGGAGTTTCTGAGGGATATACTGGACAAGGGAGGTCTTGTTAATTTTGCACGGAGTCTGAGGGATAGAGCATGA
- a CDS encoding isocitrate/isopropylmalate family dehydrogenase gives MKRIAVIPGDGIGNEVMEAAMLILEKLDLPFTFEYYDAGDGALERYGKALPEETLEACRRSDAVLFGAAGETAADVIVRLRQELNTFANIRPAKAIKGIRCLYPGLDIVVVRENTECLYRGFEFEFDGVAEAVRVITRRASERIAKYAFELAKRERRKKVTALHKANVMKKTCGLFREVCRDVASEYPDIEFNDYYIDAACMYLVMDPFRFDVIVTTNMFGDIVSDLAAGLVGGLGLAPSANVGEKNAIFEPVHGAAFDIAGRGIANPTAMILTACMMLRHFGYLDEARKIEEAVERVIESGKTTPDLGGNLKTMEFANEVALLLD, from the coding sequence ATGAAAAGAATTGCCGTTATACCCGGGGATGGTATTGGAAATGAAGTGATGGAAGCGGCTATGCTGATTCTGGAAAAGCTGGATCTCCCCTTCACCTTTGAGTATTACGATGCCGGAGATGGGGCTCTTGAGAGGTACGGTAAAGCTTTACCCGAAGAGACTCTTGAAGCGTGCAGAAGGAGTGATGCGGTTCTGTTTGGTGCAGCGGGTGAAACCGCTGCCGATGTAATTGTCAGGTTGAGACAGGAACTCAATACATTTGCAAACATCAGGCCGGCCAAAGCCATAAAGGGGATAAGGTGCCTCTATCCGGGGCTCGACATTGTGGTGGTAAGGGAAAACACCGAGTGCCTCTATAGGGGCTTTGAGTTTGAGTTTGATGGGGTGGCTGAGGCAGTCAGGGTGATAACGAGAAGGGCCTCGGAAAGAATTGCGAAGTATGCGTTCGAGCTTGCAAAGAGGGAAAGGAGAAAAAAGGTTACCGCATTGCATAAGGCCAACGTAATGAAGAAGACATGTGGACTTTTCAGAGAGGTGTGCAGGGATGTCGCTTCTGAGTATCCGGATATAGAGTTCAATGATTATTACATCGATGCCGCCTGCATGTACCTCGTGATGGATCCCTTCAGGTTTGACGTCATTGTGACGACCAACATGTTTGGAGATATTGTCTCGGATCTTGCGGCAGGACTGGTTGGTGGGCTTGGTTTGGCCCCTTCTGCCAACGTTGGTGAGAAAAATGCGATATTTGAGCCTGTGCACGGTGCGGCTTTCGATATAGCAGGCAGAGGCATTGCGAATCCAACGGCAATGATTCTCACAGCATGCATGATGCTCCGGCATTTCGGGTATCTTGACGAGGCAAGAAAGATTGAAGAGGCTGTGGAGAGGGTTATAGAATCTGGAAAAACAACTCCCGATCTTGGAGGCAATCTGAAAACGATGGAATTTGCTAACGAAGTTGCCCTTCTGTTGGATTAG
- a CDS encoding 4Fe-4S binding protein: MSYETLMMKLGFPESVYLRKILEYLMDEEAAKVAAALPGSPEEVAEKLGMDVSRVKEILEDLFFKGVVFPKDFQNRNYYRFARDLIQLHDATLASKHMKDPEFAKLWKEFGEKEAHAKMGQLLAIADFKVWRVVPAYRAIKDLPDVLPQENIVEMIKAQDKIAVVPCSCRNVTHLAGDGCSHTNETSLWHCIQFGRGAEYVVARGSGKEITVEEALEIIEKAEEDGLIHTWPNTGKIVDKRVTVNCNCCEDCCEFFLSAKYGNVPIESMLEKSRYVAYVDEDLCIACGVCEERCQFNAIAVDDVARVDEEKCFGCGACVVGCEQEAMKMKAVRPPEHIPT; this comes from the coding sequence ATGAGCTACGAAACTCTGATGATGAAACTTGGGTTTCCGGAGTCAGTGTATCTGAGAAAGATTCTGGAATACCTCATGGATGAGGAGGCTGCCAAAGTTGCTGCTGCCCTGCCCGGAAGCCCGGAGGAAGTTGCGGAGAAACTCGGAATGGATGTCAGCAGAGTGAAGGAGATTCTCGAGGATCTTTTCTTTAAGGGAGTTGTATTTCCAAAGGACTTCCAGAACAGAAACTACTACCGCTTTGCAAGAGATCTTATTCAACTTCACGATGCAACACTAGCCTCTAAGCACATGAAAGACCCTGAATTTGCGAAATTGTGGAAGGAGTTTGGTGAGAAAGAAGCACACGCAAAAATGGGACAGCTTCTGGCGATAGCAGATTTTAAGGTGTGGAGAGTTGTTCCGGCTTACAGAGCGATAAAGGATTTGCCGGACGTACTTCCACAGGAAAATATAGTTGAGATGATCAAGGCACAGGATAAAATTGCTGTCGTTCCGTGCTCATGCAGGAATGTAACACATCTTGCCGGAGATGGCTGCAGTCACACGAACGAGACGTCACTCTGGCATTGCATTCAGTTTGGCAGAGGTGCCGAGTACGTGGTGGCCAGAGGTTCCGGAAAAGAGATAACGGTTGAAGAAGCCCTAGAGATAATTGAAAAAGCCGAGGAGGACGGTCTAATTCATACATGGCCCAATACAGGGAAGATAGTTGACAAGAGGGTAACGGTTAACTGCAACTGCTGTGAAGACTGCTGTGAGTTCTTCCTTTCTGCGAAATACGGCAACGTCCCCATCGAGTCCATGCTTGAAAAAAGTCGATACGTTGCGTACGTTGATGAGGATCTCTGCATAGCATGCGGGGTCTGTGAGGAACGCTGTCAGTTCAACGCCATTGCAGTAGATGATGTGGCCAGGGTCGACGAGGAGAAATGCTTCGGATGTGGCGCCTGTGTTGTCGGCTGCGAGCAGGAAGCGATGAAAATGAAGGCTGTCAGACCGCCCGAACACATTCCAACCTAA